CGCAAATCAGCCCTGGCAAAAGCGGGTGTGAGCGAGCCTAAAAACTGGACTGAATTGCTTAATGCCGCACGCGCGATGACCGACACAGGCAATAAAAAATACGGTATTGCGCTACCTACCGCTGAAAGCGTCATGACGGAGCAAACTTTTTCGCAGTTCGCGCTTTCTAACGGGGCTAACGTTTTCGACGCGGCGGGCAAAGTCACGGTAAATTCCCCGGAAATGCTCGCGTCTCTCAACTACTACCGCGACCTTGCGCAGTACACCATGCCGGGCTCCAACGATGTCATGGAAATTAAAGATGCCTTTATGAATGGCACCGCGCCGATGGCCGTTTATTCAACGTACATCCTGCCAGCTTTCTACGCCGATGGTTCCCCGCAAGATCTCGGCTTTGTTGTCCCAACGGAAAAATCTCCGGCGGTGTACGGCATGATCACCTCGCTAACCATAACCTCCGGTCAAAGCAAAGAAGAGACCGACGCGGCGCAGAAATTTGTCTCGTTTATGGAGCAGGCACAGAACTCTGCTGACTGGGTGATGATGTCGCCTGGGGCTGCATTACCGGTCACCAAAGCCGTGGTACAAACCGCAACCTATAAAGACAATCCGGTGATCAAAGCCTTTGGAACGCTGCCGGCGGAGTTGATTGCGCAATTCCCTAACGTCCAGGTGTTTGGTTCCGTGGGTGAGAAAAACTTTACCCGCATGGGCGATATCACCGGTTCAGCCATTTTAAGTGAAATGGTTAATCAGGTGACGGTAGGGAAGCAGCCGACCGGCCCGGCGCTGGATAAGAGCCAGGCCCGTATCGTTGATTTGATGAAACAACACTGAATCACAGGATAAGTCATTATGAAGAAGTGGTTCTCAGGCCGCTCTGACATGCCATTCGCCATGATGCTACTCGCCCCCAGCCTATTGCTGCTGGGGGGATTAGTGGCCTGGCCGATGCTGTCGAACATCGAAATCAGTTTTCTGCGTTTGCCGCTAAACCCGAATATCAGCTCGCGGTTTATCGGCCTGGAAAACTACATCAACATCCTCACTGACGCTGCCTTCTGGCAATCGTTGTGGACGACATTCTGGTACACCGCGCTGGTGGTTATCGGCAGTACCGGTCTGGGGCTCGGCGTCGCGCTCTTTTTCAACCGCGAATTCCGCCTGCGTAAAACGGCCCGTTCACTGGTGATCCTTTCTTACGTCACACCCTCTATCTCGCTGGTGTTTGCGTGGAAATACATGTTCAACAGCGGGTACGGCATCGTGAATTACTTGGGTGTAGACGTTATGCACCTGTTCGATGAAGCGCCGCTGTGGTTTGACAATCCCGGCAGCAGCTTCTTCCTGGTGGTGCTGTTCGCCATCTGGCGTTACTTCCCGTATGCCTTTATCTCGTTTCTGGCGATTTTGCAGACTATCGATAAATCGCTCTACGAAGCGGCAGAAATGGACGGCGCGAACGGCTGGCAGAAATTCAAAATCGTTACGCTCCCGGCCATTATGCCGGTGCTGGCGACGGTGGTGACGCTGCGCACCATCTGGATGTTCTACATGTTTGCCGACGTCTGGTTGCTGACCACCAAAGTGAATATTCTCGGCGTCTATCTCTATAAAACGGCCTTTGCCTTTAATGACTTAGGAAAAGCGGCTGCGATCTCTGTGGTGCTATTTGTCATCATCTTCGCCGTCATCCTGCTGACCAGAAAACGGGTGAATCTCAAATGACTGCAAAAAACCGCAAACTGCTTGGGCGCGTGGGCTTTTACCTGGGGCTGGGGCTGTTCCTGGTGGTCACCTTATTCCCGTTCTTCGTCATGCTGATGACATCGTTCAAAAGCCCGCGCGAGGCGATCTCCCTGCATCCGACCATCTTCCCGCAGGAGTGGACACTGGCGCATTACATCGACATTTTTAACCCAACCATTTTCCCGTTTTTGACCTATTTCAAAAACAGCATGGTGGTGTCGTTAACGTCTTCCGCAATCGCCGTGTTGATTGGCATTCTCGGGGCGTATGCGCTGTCGAAGCTGCGCTTTAAAGGGCGGATGACCATCAACGCCAGTTTCTACGCGGTGTACATGTTCTCCGGGATTTTACTGGTAGTGCCGCTGTTCAAAATCATCACCGCGCTGGGCATCTATGACACGGAGCTGGCGCTGATCATCACCATGGTGACGCAAACCCTACCGACGGCGGTGTTTATGCTGAAAAGCTACTTCGACACCATCCCTGACGAAATCGAAGAAGCGGCCATGATGGACGGTTTAAACCGCCTGCAAATCATCTTCTACATCACCGTACCGCTGGCGATTTCTGGCCTTGTTTCGGTGTTCGTCTACTGCTTTATGGTGGCGTGGAATGACTATCTCTTTGCCTCGATTTTCCTCTCCAGTTCAGCGAACTTCACGCTGCCAGTGGGCCTGAGCACGCTGTTCAGCACACCTGACTATGTGTGGGGAAGAATGATGGCGGCCTCATTAGTCACGGCATTGCCTGTCGTGGTGATGTATGCGCTTTCCGAACGCTTTATTAAAAGCGGGCTTACGGCGGGTGGCGTTAAGGGTTAATCAATTCATCAATGTCGGGTGGCGCTGCGCTTACCCGACCTACAAAAGGTTACGAGCCGGGTTTTGTCGGATGAAGATGTGTTTAGTCGACCAACAAGGCTACGAATCGGGTTTGTAGGGTGGATAAGCGCAGCGCCATCCACCGAAAAAATATCAATGGAGTAACAAATGAAAAAACTTATAGCAACAGCCCCGCGCGTCGCGGCATTAGTGGAATACGAAGACAGGCCGGTTGCGGCGCATGAAGTGAAAATCAAAGTGGCGTTTGGCGCACCGAAACACGGCACCGAAGTGGTCGATTTCCGCGCCGCCAGCCCGTTTATTGACGAAGAATTTAATACCGAATGGAACATGTTTGTCCCGCGCCCAGAAGGTGCTGCCCGTGGGATTGAGTTCGGCAAGTTCCAACTTGGCAATATGGTGGTGGGCGAGGTTATCGAAAAAGGTGACAATGTCACTGAGTATCAACTTGGGGATCTGGTTTGTACCTACGGCCCGCTTCAGGAAACCGTCATTGCTAACGGCGTCAATAACTACAAACTGCGCAAAATGCCAGCCGGTGCAAGCTGGAAAAATGCCGTCTGCTATGACCCTGCCCAGTTCGCCATGAGCGGCGTGCGCGACGGGAATGTGCGCATAGGGGACTTTGTGGTGATCGTCGGCCTCGGCGCGATTGGCCAGATTGCCGTTCAACTGGCGAAAAAGGCAGGGGCATCCATCGTCATTGGTGTTGACCCCATCGCGCACCGCTGTGAAATCGCCACACGCCATGGCGCAGATTTCTGCCTTAACCCAATCGGCACGGACGTGGGCCTGGAAATCAAAAAAATCACCGGCAAAATGGGCGCGGATGTAATTATCGAAACCAGCGGTAATGACCAGGCGCTGCAGGCGGCTCTACGCGGTATTGCCTATGGCGGAACCATCTCCTACGTCGCGTTCGCTAAACCTTTCCACGATTTCAATCTTGGCCGTGAAGCACATTTCAATAACGCGAAAATCATCTTCTCACGCGGCAGCAGCGAACCGAATCCGGATTATCCGCGCTGGGATCGCAAGCGTATCGAGCAAACTTGTTGGGAATTGCTGATGAACGGTTATCTCAATTGCGACGACCTGATTGACCCGGTGGTGAGCTTCCATGAAAGCGCTGAAAGCTACATGAAATATGTCGATCAGCATCCGGATCTGAGCATCAAAATGGGCGTTACTTTCTAACTTAAAGGGATTTTAGAGATGAAAATCGGTACTCAAAATCAGGCGTTCTTTCCAGCAGATATTCTGGAAAAATTTAAATACATCAAAGCAATGGGTTTTGATGGGTTCGAAATCGACGGCAAATTACTGGTCGAAAACGTGGCGGCAGTCAAAGCGGCCATCGCCGAAACGGGCCTGCCTGTCACAACCGCCTGCGGCGGTTACGATGGCTGGATTGGTGACTTTATCGAAGAACGCCGTCTGAATGGCCTGCAACAAATCACCCGTATTCTGGAAGCGTTAGCCGAAGTTGGCGGCAAAGGCATCGTAGTGCCTGCGGCGTGGGGCATGTTTACTTATCGTCTTCCGCCAATGACCTCACCACGCAGCCAGGCGGGCGACCGCAAAGCCGTCAGCGATTCTTTACGCTATCTGGATGAAGTGGCAGCCCGCACCGGTACCACGGTTTATCTCGAACCGCTTAACCGTTACCAGGATCACATGATCAACACCCTGTCAGACGCGCGCGCTTACATTGAAGAAAATCAGTTAAAGCATACGCAAATCATCGGTGATTTCTATCACATGAATATTGAAGAAGATGACATCAGCACTGCGTTTCATATGAACCGCGATCTGCTGGGCCATGTGCACATTGCGGATAACCATCGTTACCAGCCGGGCAGCGGCAGCATTGATTTTAAAAAGCATTTCGACCAGTTGCGCGCCGATGGCTATGACGGTTACATCGTTTATGAAGGCCGTATTCGCGCGGAAGATCCGGCGGCGGCGTATCAGCAATCGCTGCAATTTTTACGTACCTGCTAAGAGGCAACGTGAGATGAGTCGAAAACTCAGGGTGGCGATTATCGGTGGCGGCCAGGTCGCAGAAACCGTGCATGCGTCGTATTACCTGACAAGGAATGAACTGGACGTGGTGGCTGTCGTAGACAGCCATACAGAGCGTGCGCAATCGCTGGCAAACCGGCTCGGCATTCCCCATGCCTTTAGTGACGCGGCGGAAATGTACCGCCAGTGCCAGCCGGACATCGTCAGCGTGTGTACACCAAACCGCTTCCATCATGAGCATGTTTTACAGGCGCTGGAAAACGGCTGCCATGTGATGTGCGAAAAACCACCAGCGATGACGCCGGAACAGGCCGCAGAAATGCGCGATGCGGCGCGGCTTGCGGGCAAAGTGCTGGCCTACGATTTCCATCACCGTTTTGCCTGCGACACGCAGTTTTTACGCGATCAGGTCGTAGCCGGTGTGCTAGGGGAAATTTACGTCACGAATGCGAAAGCGCTTCGTCGCTGCGGCGTTCCCGGCTGGGGTGTTTTCACCAATAAAGAGTTGCAGGGCGGCGGGCCGCTGATCGATATCGGCATCCACATGCTGGATGCAGCCATGTACGTGCTGGGATTCCCGGCGGTAAAACGGGTATCAGCCCACGCTTTCCAGAAGCTCGGTAATCGTAAAAACAGCGGTCAGTTTGGTGAATGGGACCCCAAAACCTTCACCGTTGAAGACGCGCTGTTTGCCACCGTTGAGTTTCATAATGGCGGGATTTTGCGCCTTGAAACCTCCTTTGCGTTAAACATCCCGCAACAGTCGGTGATGAACGTGGAGTTTTGCGGAATTGAAGCCGGGGCGACGCTGTTCCCGGCTCATATTTATAAAGATGAAGCAGGGCAATTAGTGACGTTGTCACAAAAAGAAACCGCTGATAATAATCGCCATTTCAAAAGTATGCAGGCGTTTGTCGATCATGTGCTGGGCGCACCGGTAAGTATTGCCGATGGCGAACAAGGCTACCTGATTCAGCAACTGGTCGCCGCTATTTACCTGGCGGCGGAACGTGGGGAGAGCGTCGAGCTATGAACACACTCACACGCCTGAATGAACCACAGTTCAGCCCGCATACGCTGAATAAATACGCCACGCTGATGGCCGCCGGAAACGGTTATCTCGGGATCCGCGCCTGCCACGAAGAAGCATACACCGATCAAACCCGTGGCATGTATCTGGCGGGGTTTTATCACCGCGCCTCGGCTACAGAGACAACCGAGCTGGTGAACCTGCCGGATGTGCTGCAAATGCGCATCGAGTTGGATGGTGAAATATTCACGCTGCTTTCCGGCTCGGTTGTTGATTACCAGCGCGAGTTAGATTTTGCCAGCGGTGAACTGCGCCGCTGCCTGGTGTGGCGTGCACCAAACGGCAAACGCTACCAGATTGAATGCCTGCGCTTTTTATCGGCGGTTCAGCTTTCGCTGCTTTGCTCGCGCATTGCCATCACGCCGCTTGATGATGAGGCGGACGTGACCATCAGCACCGGCATCGACGCGACACAAACTAACTCAGGCCGCCAGCATCTGGATGAAACCAGCGTCCGCGTATTCGAGCAGCGCTATTTGCAGGGCTGCTACCGAACGCTGGACGGCAGCAACGAAGTGGTGATCAGCAGTTTCTGTGCCGTGCCAGCTAACGCCAGCAATAGCTTCTATGCCAAAAACCGCCGCCTGACGCAGCACTGTAGCGGGCGCGTCGCTAAAGGTGAGGCATTTGTCCTTGTGAAAACCAGTTGGATCTCCAGCTCGCTTGATAAAGATTACCGTGCAGAGCGCTGGAGTGAACGTTCGCTGGATAATTTGATGACCTGTATCGAACGCGGTTACGAACAGTTGCTGGCGGAATCCGCCGAACGCTGGGCGCAAATGTGGCAGCGCAGCCGCGTTGTCGTTGAGAGTAAAAATCCGCAGGATCAGCAGGCGCTGGATTTCGCGCTCTATCATCTTTTTGCCATGACCCCAACTCATAACGAACGGTGCAGCATTGCCGCCAAAGGGCTGACAGGTGAAGGTTATAAAGGCCACATCTTCTGGGATACCGAAGTTTTCTTGCTGCCATTCCATTTGATGACGCAGCCGGAAGTCGCCCGCCAGTTGTTGAGCTATCGCTGGCATAACCTTGCCGGTGCTCAGGCGAAAGCGCAGAAAAATGGCTGGCAGGGCGCGTTATTCCCTTGGGAAAGCGCCTGGTCCGGAGAAGAAGAAACCCCTGAATTTGCGGCGATTAACATCCGCACCGGGCTGCGCCAGAAGGTGGCCTCGGCTGCGGCTGAACACCATCTGGTGGCGGATATTGCCTGGGCTGTGGACGCCTATTATCAGGCAACGGGTGACGAAAACTTTATGCAACAGCGCGGTATCACTCTGTTGAGAGAAACCGCACGTTTCTGGATAAGCCGCGCTGTGGAAGTCGACGGCAAGCTGGAACTGCATGATGTTATCGGCCCGGATGAGTACACCGAGCATATCAACAACAACGCTTACACCAACTATCTGGCGTTTCACAATGTGGAACTGGCGCTGCGGCACGCTTCACAAGATCAGGACTTTAAACGCCAGGCAGAAGATTTCCTGCAACGTCTTTGGTTGCCGCAGCCCGACCACCAACAAGTTCTCGAGCAGGACGATACTTTCTTCAGCAAACCGACTATCGATCTCAGCCGCTACAAAACGCAGCAGGGCACACAGGCGATTTTGCTTGATTACGCCCGCGCCGAAGTCAACGAGATGCAGATCCTCAAGCAGGCCGATGTGGTGATGCTGGCTTACATGCTGCCGTGGCTGTTTACGCCGGAACAACTGGAAGCCAATCTCGATTATTACGAGCCGCGCACCATCCATGATTCGTCGCTCAGTAAAGCGATTCACGGGATTGTGGCTGCCCGTTGCCATCGCTTAGAACAGGCCTATCAATTCTGGCAGCAGGCGTGTCTTATCGATCTGGGTGATGAACCGCACAGTTGCGACGACGGCATTCATGCGGCCGCAACGGGGGCGATTTGGCTGGGTGCCGTGCAAGGTTTTGTGGGTTTGACCGTGGAGAAAGGGGAACTGCATCTGACCCCACGCCTGCCGCAAGAGTGGCGCTCGGTTTCCTTCCCGTTTTGTTGGCAAGGTGAACGTCTACAACTGACGGTCACGCATCAGCAAATTACCCTCCGTAAAGCCTCAGTCAGGCCGATGACAATCTGGATTGAACAGGAGCGCGTTGTGATAACCGAGGCTGAATTTTGCACGCCTGTTACTGGGAGCGGTACCACAAAAGAGGTGAGCCAATGACTCCCCAGGCGGTAATTTTTGATTTAGACGGCGTGGTGACGGATACCGCGCATCTGCACTTTCTTGCCTGGCGGCAGATTGCTCGTGAGATAGATATCGACATTGACGAGCAGATAAACGAACAGCTCAAAGGCATTAGCCGTATGGACTCGCTGGAGCGGATTTTACGCTACGGCGGGGCGGAACAACGCTTTAGTCAGCATCAGAAACAGATTCTGGCAGAACGTAAAAACACCCTGTATGTGGAATCGCTAAAACAGCTTAATCCGGACTCTGTTTTACCGGGGATTGCGGCTCTGCTCGCAGAACTGCACGGTGCAAATATCCCTGTAGGTCTGGCCTCTGTTTCACTTAATGCGCCGCGAATTTTGGATGCGTTAGGGCTTACACATCAGTTTGATTATTGCGCGGATGCAAACCTGATTAAGCGCTCAAAGCCTGATCCAGAGATTTTCCTGGCTGCGTGCGCCGGTCTTGGCGTGCAGCCTGAAAATTGCATCGGCATAGAAGATGCCCAGGCGGGTATCGCGGCGATTAATGCCAGCGGAATGTTGTCGGTGGGGATTGGTTTGCAGCTCCAGGATGCAGATTTACGGCTGCCTTCCACGGCCTCGCTTTCCTGGCCGCTTCTGCAAACGGTAAAACGTAATTAAAGGACAAAGCAATGGCACACCTTTCGTTGCAGCATATTCAAAAGATTTATAACAATCAGGTTCATGTGGTGAAAGATTTCACCCTCGAAATTGAAGATAAAGAATTTATTGTATTTGTGGGCCCGTCGGGCTGCGGCAAGTCAACGACATTACGCATGATTGCCGGGCTTGAAGAGATTAGCGCGGGCGAATTGTTAATTGACGGCGTGTGTATGAACGACGTTCCGGCCAAATCGCGCGGTATCGCGATGGTGTTCCAGAACTACGCGCTCTACCCGCATATGTCGGTGTACGACAATATGGCGTTTGGCCTGAAAATGCAGAAACTGGACGCGCAAGTGATCGACGAACGCGTGCAGTGGGCGGCCTCCATTCTGGGGCTGAAAACCTATCTCGACCGGCGTCCAGCGGCGCTCTCCGGCGGCCAGCGCCAACGCGTGGCGTTGGGACGCGCGATTGTACGTGAAGCGGGCGTCTTTCTGATGGATGAACCGCTTTCTAACCTGGATGCGCGGCTGCGCGTTCAAATGCGCGCGGAAATCAGCAAACTGCACCAGAAATTGAACACCACCATGATCTACGTAACGCACGATCAAACCGAGGCT
This genomic window from Buttiauxella gaviniae contains:
- a CDS encoding ABC transporter ATP-binding protein yields the protein MAHLSLQHIQKIYNNQVHVVKDFTLEIEDKEFIVFVGPSGCGKSTTLRMIAGLEEISAGELLIDGVCMNDVPAKSRGIAMVFQNYALYPHMSVYDNMAFGLKMQKLDAQVIDERVQWAASILGLKTYLDRRPAALSGGQRQRVALGRAIVREAGVFLMDEPLSNLDARLRVQMRAEISKLHQKLNTTMIYVTHDQTEAMTMATRIVIMKDGVIQQVGAPKTVYNHPANIFVAGFIGSPSMNFIRGTFDNGYFVTETLKLPLPEHKLAALNDHQHKPVILGVRPEDILAVSQSEGIDAHITVAELTGAEFMLYVTVGGHELTVRANSDIDYRAAQNIKIAFDMNKSHFFDAETEIAIS
- a CDS encoding sugar phosphate isomerase/epimerase family protein is translated as MKIGTQNQAFFPADILEKFKYIKAMGFDGFEIDGKLLVENVAAVKAAIAETGLPVTTACGGYDGWIGDFIEERRLNGLQQITRILEALAEVGGKGIVVPAAWGMFTYRLPPMTSPRSQAGDRKAVSDSLRYLDEVAARTGTTVYLEPLNRYQDHMINTLSDARAYIEENQLKHTQIIGDFYHMNIEEDDISTAFHMNRDLLGHVHIADNHRYQPGSGSIDFKKHFDQLRADGYDGYIVYEGRIRAEDPAAAYQQSLQFLRTC
- a CDS encoding carbohydrate ABC transporter permease produces the protein MTAKNRKLLGRVGFYLGLGLFLVVTLFPFFVMLMTSFKSPREAISLHPTIFPQEWTLAHYIDIFNPTIFPFLTYFKNSMVVSLTSSAIAVLIGILGAYALSKLRFKGRMTINASFYAVYMFSGILLVVPLFKIITALGIYDTELALIITMVTQTLPTAVFMLKSYFDTIPDEIEEAAMMDGLNRLQIIFYITVPLAISGLVSVFVYCFMVAWNDYLFASIFLSSSANFTLPVGLSTLFSTPDYVWGRMMAASLVTALPVVVMYALSERFIKSGLTAGGVKG
- the pgmB gene encoding beta-phosphoglucomutase, which translates into the protein MTPQAVIFDLDGVVTDTAHLHFLAWRQIAREIDIDIDEQINEQLKGISRMDSLERILRYGGAEQRFSQHQKQILAERKNTLYVESLKQLNPDSVLPGIAALLAELHGANIPVGLASVSLNAPRILDALGLTHQFDYCADANLIKRSKPDPEIFLAACAGLGVQPENCIGIEDAQAGIAAINASGMLSVGIGLQLQDADLRLPSTASLSWPLLQTVKRN
- a CDS encoding zinc-dependent alcohol dehydrogenase — protein: MKKLIATAPRVAALVEYEDRPVAAHEVKIKVAFGAPKHGTEVVDFRAASPFIDEEFNTEWNMFVPRPEGAARGIEFGKFQLGNMVVGEVIEKGDNVTEYQLGDLVCTYGPLQETVIANGVNNYKLRKMPAGASWKNAVCYDPAQFAMSGVRDGNVRIGDFVVIVGLGAIGQIAVQLAKKAGASIVIGVDPIAHRCEIATRHGADFCLNPIGTDVGLEIKKITGKMGADVIIETSGNDQALQAALRGIAYGGTISYVAFAKPFHDFNLGREAHFNNAKIIFSRGSSEPNPDYPRWDRKRIEQTCWELLMNGYLNCDDLIDPVVSFHESAESYMKYVDQHPDLSIKMGVTF
- a CDS encoding ABC transporter substrate-binding protein, translating into MKTSKTVLLSALVAAALLSGCKQDDAQQVTIEFMHSSVEQERQAVITKLIERFSKENPQIVVKQVPVEEDAYNTKVITLARSGALPEVIEVSHDYATVMDKEQLIDRDAIKTVIAGVGESSFYDGILRVVRTEDGNAYTGAPISAWLGGIWYRKSALAKAGVSEPKNWTELLNAARAMTDTGNKKYGIALPTAESVMTEQTFSQFALSNGANVFDAAGKVTVNSPEMLASLNYYRDLAQYTMPGSNDVMEIKDAFMNGTAPMAVYSTYILPAFYADGSPQDLGFVVPTEKSPAVYGMITSLTITSGQSKEETDAAQKFVSFMEQAQNSADWVMMSPGAALPVTKAVVQTATYKDNPVIKAFGTLPAELIAQFPNVQVFGSVGEKNFTRMGDITGSAILSEMVNQVTVGKQPTGPALDKSQARIVDLMKQH
- a CDS encoding carbohydrate ABC transporter permease, with protein sequence MKKWFSGRSDMPFAMMLLAPSLLLLGGLVAWPMLSNIEISFLRLPLNPNISSRFIGLENYINILTDAAFWQSLWTTFWYTALVVIGSTGLGLGVALFFNREFRLRKTARSLVILSYVTPSISLVFAWKYMFNSGYGIVNYLGVDVMHLFDEAPLWFDNPGSSFFLVVLFAIWRYFPYAFISFLAILQTIDKSLYEAAEMDGANGWQKFKIVTLPAIMPVLATVVTLRTIWMFYMFADVWLLTTKVNILGVYLYKTAFAFNDLGKAAAISVVLFVIIFAVILLTRKRVNLK
- a CDS encoding Gfo/Idh/MocA family protein, which encodes MSRKLRVAIIGGGQVAETVHASYYLTRNELDVVAVVDSHTERAQSLANRLGIPHAFSDAAEMYRQCQPDIVSVCTPNRFHHEHVLQALENGCHVMCEKPPAMTPEQAAEMRDAARLAGKVLAYDFHHRFACDTQFLRDQVVAGVLGEIYVTNAKALRRCGVPGWGVFTNKELQGGGPLIDIGIHMLDAAMYVLGFPAVKRVSAHAFQKLGNRKNSGQFGEWDPKTFTVEDALFATVEFHNGGILRLETSFALNIPQQSVMNVEFCGIEAGATLFPAHIYKDEAGQLVTLSQKETADNNRHFKSMQAFVDHVLGAPVSIADGEQGYLIQQLVAAIYLAAERGESVEL
- a CDS encoding glycoside hydrolase family 65 protein, whose amino-acid sequence is MNTLTRLNEPQFSPHTLNKYATLMAAGNGYLGIRACHEEAYTDQTRGMYLAGFYHRASATETTELVNLPDVLQMRIELDGEIFTLLSGSVVDYQRELDFASGELRRCLVWRAPNGKRYQIECLRFLSAVQLSLLCSRIAITPLDDEADVTISTGIDATQTNSGRQHLDETSVRVFEQRYLQGCYRTLDGSNEVVISSFCAVPANASNSFYAKNRRLTQHCSGRVAKGEAFVLVKTSWISSSLDKDYRAERWSERSLDNLMTCIERGYEQLLAESAERWAQMWQRSRVVVESKNPQDQQALDFALYHLFAMTPTHNERCSIAAKGLTGEGYKGHIFWDTEVFLLPFHLMTQPEVARQLLSYRWHNLAGAQAKAQKNGWQGALFPWESAWSGEEETPEFAAINIRTGLRQKVASAAAEHHLVADIAWAVDAYYQATGDENFMQQRGITLLRETARFWISRAVEVDGKLELHDVIGPDEYTEHINNNAYTNYLAFHNVELALRHASQDQDFKRQAEDFLQRLWLPQPDHQQVLEQDDTFFSKPTIDLSRYKTQQGTQAILLDYARAEVNEMQILKQADVVMLAYMLPWLFTPEQLEANLDYYEPRTIHDSSLSKAIHGIVAARCHRLEQAYQFWQQACLIDLGDEPHSCDDGIHAAATGAIWLGAVQGFVGLTVEKGELHLTPRLPQEWRSVSFPFCWQGERLQLTVTHQQITLRKASVRPMTIWIEQERVVITEAEFCTPVTGSGTTKEVSQ